One endosymbiont 'TC1' of Trimyema compressum genomic window, TAACTTCAACCTTTTTATCTTCTAAAGCAAGGGCTAATAATGGTAAAAATTCAGCCATCATATCTTCCGCAACTAAACAAGTTTCCAAGGCATTACACACACTTGGTCTTCGGGTTTTGCCATTGATTACAATTTTCAAAGCCATCTCGAGATCCGCTGTTGTGTCTACATAAGCATGACAATTGCCTGTTCCTGTTTCAATAACAGGAACAGTTGAACCTTTGATAACTGTTTCAATTAGACCTGCTCCACCCCGTGGAATTAGGACATCTAAATAGTCATTCATTGTTAGCATAACTTGAACAGCCTCTCTATCTAAACTATCAATAAGCTGAATGGTTCCATCAGGCAAGCCAGCATTTCTAGCTGCATTATCTAGAATATAGACTAAAATTTTATTAGAATTATGAGCTGTTGAACTGCCTTTTAGGATAACCGTATTAGCAGTTTTAACAGCCAATCCTGCCGCCTCTAATGTTACATTAGGTCTGGCTTCATAAATCATACCAATAACGCCTAGTGGTACCTTAACAACACCAATTTCAATGCCATTGGGTCTTTTCCAAGCTTTGGTCATTGAACCAACTGGATCATCTAAGCTAATCAGTTGTTCAAGACCTGCTGCCATGGCTTCAATCCGATTACCTGTTAACAGTAAACGATCTAACATTGCTCTTGAAAGACCACTGGCACGCCCTTTTTCCATATCTTTTTTATTTTCCATTAAAATAGCATTTTCTTGTCTTCTTAAAGCATCAGCCATTTCTTTTAAAGCTCTGTTTCTTTTAATAACAGACATATTTCTCATTTCATCAGCTGCTTTTTTTGCTAAAACGCCTTGCGCGTAAATTGTTTCTTTTAGCATTTTACTCCCTAACCCTTTCTTACAGACATATTATCTCTGTGGATAATTGTTTCGTAAATATATTCTTCTCCTAATAGACGAGCCATTTCTTTAGTTCTCAGTCCTTTAACTTTTCTAATAGCATTGCTATCGTAAAGCACAATGCCTCTGCCTATTTCATTTCCATTTGTATTTAAAATACTAACTACCATATCATCATCAAAATCACCAACAACTTCTGCTATTCCAGTAGCCAGTAAACTTTTCCCTTTATTTACTAATGCATCTGCAGCACCATTATCAACTACAAGACTCCCTTTAGGTCTAGATGATAAAAGCAACCACTTCTTTTTTGTATGGATCTTTTTATTCTGGGGAATAAAAAGTGTTCCCTCAAAGCGTCTATTAACAATATCAGACAAGAGTCCTTTTTTTTCTCCATTGCCAATAACCATATAAACACCAGCAGCCATAGCAATTTTTGCTGCTTGAATCTTAGTTGCCATGCCTCCTGTTCCTAATAAAGAACCTTTGGCCCCAGCTGCTTCTACAATTTGAGGCGTTATCTTATCAATAGTTTCATATAATTTTGCATTACAGGACGTTGTTGGATTTTCAGTATAAAAACCATCAATATCCGATAATAATACCAGTAAATCTCCATCAATTAAAGAGGATACTAATGCTGCTATATGATCATTATCTCCAACTTTCATTTCATCAACAGCAACTGTATCATTTTCATTAATAATAGGAATTACACCCATCTGCAATAATGTTGATAGTGTATTTTTAGCATTTAAATTTCTCTTCCTAATAGAAAAGTCTTCTTTAGTTAAAAGAATTTGAGCCACGGTTTTACCATATTCAGCAAATAATTTCTCATACATATGCATTAATACAACTTGACCGATAGCTGCAACAGCCTGCTTTTTAGGTAGTGTGTCAGGTCTTTTTTTAAGGTGTAAACGACCAACACCAGCACCAACTGCTCCAGAAGAAACTAATAGAACTTCATACCCTCTATTGCTTAAATCATCAATGCCTCGCACTAATTGTTCCATTCTATCAATATTGATTTCCCCTGTTTTATAGGTTAATGTACTGGTTCCAACTTTTACTATAATCCTTTTGATATCCCTCTGAAACTCTACAATCATATCTTCACATCCTACGGTAATTTATATATTGACTCTTTTCTTTTTTTTACTTAAATAATAAACAGTTTCTTCCAATCACCTGCACCAATTCAGCCTTTACTTCTTCAGCAAGGTCAGCTCCTACTTTTTTAATATCTTCAGCCCCATTTTTACCAACTCTAACCTTCACTAGATCTAGAGAATCTATGGACTGAGATACTTCTTTAATAACTGCTTCTGACAAAACCCTCTTTACCGACGTAAGCTACGGGGTTCATTAAGCTACCAAGTCCTCTTAAATAACGTTTTTGTTTCCCTGTTAACATTCTATTACTCCTCATTCTATCTTCTCTTGATTATAGCATTTTAGTCTACATAATCAAATTCTGTTTTACCAATTCTAACTGCATCTCCAGCTTGAACACCTTTTTCTTTTAATAATTCAATGGCACCAATTCGCACTAACTGTTGATGAAAATGCCTGATGCCTTCATCACTGGCTAAGTAAGCCATTTTAAAAGCACGATCTACAGCATATCCTTTAAGAATAAAAATACCTGTTAATGGCTCAATTTCTACCGAAATCAAATCATCTTCCAACTGGGTAATTTTATGGTTTACAGTTGCAATGATTGGTGCTTCAATTTCTTTAACCCATTTTAATACTTCATATAAAAATGGTTCTAAACCCTGTCGAGTAACAGCCGATATTTTAAATACGGGATCCTCTACCCCTGATTCTCTAAGTTTCTTGATAAATATCTCAGCTTTTTCTTCCGCACCTGATGCATCTATTTTATTAACAGCAATAATTTGCTTTTTCCTTCCTAATGCTTCATTGAAAAGTGCTAGCTCCTTATTAATGTTTGTGTAATCTTCAAATAAATCTCTTTCCTCATCAAAGCCGCCAGCATCGAGAAGATGAACAATAACTTTAGTTCTTTCTAAATGTTTAAGAAACTGATGTCCTAAACCAATCCCTTCACTTGCGCCATCAATTAAGCCAGGAATATCAGCTAAAACAAAACTTTTATCGCCTAATGAAACAACGCCTAAATGTGGATTAAGGGTTGTAAAAGGATAGTCTCCAATCTTTGGTCTAGCATTGGAAACGCTACTGATTAAAGTTGATTTTCCTGCATTAGGATAACCTGCTATCCCAGCATCCGCCAGTAGTTTTAATTCGAGATAAATCGTTTTTTCATCTCCTGGCTCACCATTTTCAGCCATTCTCGGAGCCTTGTTTTTATTGGACATAAAACGGGCATTGCCTCGGCCACCTCGGCCGCCAGCAGCCACACACACCTCTTGGCCATCTTCAATAATATCCGCCAATACATTTCCTAATTCATCTTTTACAATAGTGCCTAATGGTACTTTCAAATAGAGGTTTTGTCCATTTCTACCATGCATATTACTGGTTTTACCATTTTCCCCTTTTGCTGCTTTATGATGTTTCTTATATTTAAAGTCAATCATAGTAGTAGCGCCTTTATCCCCAACTAAAAAAACTGATCCTCCAAGACCACCATCACCGCCACTAGGTCCTCCTTCAGGAACATATTTCTCTCTTCGAAAAGAGACCATGCCATTACCGCCGTAACCGCCTTTTATAAATATTCTTACTTTATCATAAAACATTGAGCACACTCCTTTTAAGTGAAAAAACTCCCCTTTAATATAATTAAGGGGAGTCGTCTTCTAAATCATTTTTTTATTGGACTGCATATATGCTGGCTTGTTTTTTATCTCTGCCTTTTCTTTCAAAACGCACAACACCATCTATTAATGCAAACAAAGTGTCATCTTTGCCTAATCCTACGTTATTGCCTGGGTGAATTTTAGTTCCTCTTTGGCGTACCAAAATATTCCCTGCCTTGACAACACAGCCGTCGCCTCTTTTAACACCTAATCTTTGGGCATTACTGTCACGACCGTTTCTTGAACTACCTTGCCCCTTTTTGTGAGCGAATAGTTGAAGGTTTAATTTAAACATGATACTCCACCTCCTCTTCGTGGACCTTAAGATATTTCTTATAATCTTCTTTAAGTAAGGTTAAGCCATTTAAAAATACAGTTTCAATGCCTAGCAATAAAGGAGAATCTCCTTTAAAAATCACTTTTAAATAACCTGCCTCATCATCTCTTATTAACTTGACTAAATCCATATGCTTCTCCAAAGAATAAGCAATTGTCTGTAAATGCATAGATAAGGCACAACAGACTAAACTGTATTGACCTGCTTCTTCATCATATTCACCAATGTGACCACAACTTTCAAAACCACACCAATTACCCTGTTTATCCTTATAGATTACAATACTATTCATTAGCCTTGAATTTTCTCTACAGTTACTTCAGTATAAGGTTGTCTATGACCTTGCTTTCTTCTGTAGCCTTTTTTGGGTTTCATTTTATAAACAATAATTTTCTCACCTTTGCCATGATCGGTTACCTTTAAAGTAACTTTTGCACCATCAACAACTGGTGTACCAATTTTTGTTTCTTTTCCATCGCTAACAAGCAACACTTTAGAATCCTCTACTAAAGAACCAACTTTAGTTTCGATTTTCTCAAGACGTAAAACATCGCCTTCAGAAACTTTATATTGCTTACCGCCATTTTCTATTACTGCGTACATACTATTTGCACCTCCTCCGCAAAAGACTCCCTGATTAGGTAGAGATTCAACTCTTTTAAAACCTTTTCCACGGGGTTGTAAACGAACATTATTATTATACCTTTTTTTTAACTATTATGCAATAAAATAGCACTAACTTCCCTGAAAAATTCATTTTAATATTTTCGCAAGTTTATTTTTCTTGAAGACACTTATACTATCTGAATTACTATATCATTTTTATAACGATTGCCAATCCTAAAATCTAATATTTTATAAACCATATACTTCTATTAATGTGAATAGTACTAGTTTTCGGACTTGTTATTGCACTTTTTAGTTTTTTAAGATTAATGAGAAAATCAATATCAGAAATTATCTAAACCAAATTAAAATGGACCAACGGACTATAGTATGCTACTGACCCATTTATTAATTAATTTTATGCTTATAACGCCTAACTTCCAGAAGTTATTTTTAAACCAATAATGCCTACTAATATAAAAGCAACAAATGTTAATCTTGGTATAGTTGCTGGTTCTTTAAATACAAAAATACCAAAAATTACTGTACCAATTGCACCAATACCAGTCCAAACTGCATAAGCAGTCCCTAAAGGTAGTGTTTTCATTGCAAAAGATAGTAAAACGACACTAACAACCATTGTTGCAATAGTAATGATAGGGGGAATTAGCTTTTTAAAGCCTTCTGAAAATTTAAGTCCTGTTGCCCAAACTACTTCAAAGATTCCTGCTATTAATAAAATAAGCCAACTCATTTTTTACACCTCATTTTCTACAAAAAATAAGCCTAGGAGATTACTCTCCCAGGCTTTTATCCTTCCGTGACCAACTTATTTGTTGGGGTTTTACCTCGGACCAGACCACTTTTGTGCGGAACCCTAGAAAACTAACTTAATCTTAACCCACTATTAGGGTAATGTCAAGGCTAGGATATATACTTGAAGCTAATGCCTCCAAAAGCACAAGTACCTCTCTTACAATTAGTGTAGAACCTTCAGTGACAGATGAAGGACTTCCTTCAACATCAGAACCGCCTAAAATTGCAGTCACCTCATTTTGCAACTTCATTTTAGCAGGTAATTTAAATTCAATACCACCCATAATACAATTAACATCAATAACTGCACCTTCAGAAGCTATAGTAGCACTTGTTAAGTCTACCTCAGATCCACCTAAATAAGCTGAAACAGATCCACCTTTGAAATGACTTGAAACAACACGCTTTCCATTACCTGATAAAATAGAACTTACATAAATAGTATCTCCTTGAGAATCTTCTCTTGTCATATTATCATGTTTTTTATCTTAATAATTCCAGTTTTAATAAATATAAATTCTAAACCTAAAAAAATTAAAATTAAAGGCACCAAGAAATTCCAAGCATTTTCAACAAAATAACTTAAAATAAACATAGCAGCTATAGAAGTAACTAAACCTCCCCAGAAAATACTTCTTCTAAAAATCAATTGATATAAACCATAAATTGCAAATAAGACTGCAATTGCAATTTTAATGACATAGTTTGCCAATGGCATAATATTTAGACTTGATAAAGCTATTAAAATACCCGCCTATGATTAATATTAAACCTATAATAATTTTACTTTTCATTTTTACCACCTTTATTTATTATTGTTGCTATTATCGTTGTTTTGGTTATCACAATTACTATTGTAATTAGTCTTTTTGCCGAAAATAATCTGGAGTCCTAAGAGAATTAGAATTGCTGGAAATAAAATTTTCCAGAAATAGACAAACCAATTACCTAATAAGAAAATAAGTGATAAAACAATAGTGAATCCACCAAAGAAAATTTTCTTATTTTGAATAATATTAAAAATACCATAAATGATAAATATCACAGGAAGTATAACCCCTAAAAAGCCTTGATTAAAAGGTACAATATTAAATAAGTCTAATGCTATAATTACACCTGCTGCAATAAAAATCAGTCCCCAAAATACTTTTGATGCCATAATAATTTCCTTTCTAAATACAATGGATTAGTATTTTATCAGCTCCATATAAAGCCAACCTCTTTATAGTATACTCTCCATTAAAACCAATAGCTTGAACTAAAGTTTTAATTAGAGGTTCAATACGAAGCGTTCTCTCACTTCCACAAGTCGTGAGAATTTTTAAATCAACAATGCCCTTTTTCTTACTTAATTTATACGTTATAATCTCCTCTTTAACTTCTTTTACTCTAATGCCTTTTTTTGTTTTTAAAGTTATTAAAATTGAAGGATGACTTAAAAATGAATCGATTTTATTCATTATTTCATTTCTGTTCTCATCCATACAAGCAAAAACAATATCATATTCCGCTTTTTCCAAAAGAGCCGTTAATGATTTGTTGGTTTCAGTTTTTTCTTCTATTTCTAAAACTTTTATACCTTTAGGCAGATTATTATTAACCAATTTTAAAGCTTTTTTCATATTTAATGTTGATTCAACTTCTAATTCTAATAACTCCCCTTCACTTTCAAGGCCTACGCCTTTTGCTAAAGCAAAAGACAGCTTCATATGAGGATTAAAACCTTCACTAAAAGCTACTGGAAGTTGACCTCTTTTAAAACATTGGCGGAATAACTTCATTAACTCTAAATGAGATAAATATTTTAATGAGCCTTCCACTTTAAATAACATAATATACTTAACCACGGTATGCTCCTTTTAAATCTAATTTTAAGCCTTCCTCTTCATTACAAAGACTACAGCCTGTACATCCTTTTCTACAATCTCTTGTTAGAGTTTCTTTTTTTGCATTTTTATACTCTTTCCACAAATAGTCCTTGGCAACGCCTATATTAATATGGTCCCAGTATAAAGGCTCCTCCTTAGCAAAAAAATGTTCACTATATTCTGTAATATTAATTCCAGTTTCTGCTAATGCCTCATTCCATGCATCTTGCTTAAACCACTCATCCCAACTGTCAAGGTAGCAATCATTTTCATGAAGTTTTAACAATAGCTTATTCAATCGTCTATCCCCTCTAGCTAACATACCTTCTAAAACACTTAAAGGCGCACTATGATAGTTAAATTTAAGACCTTTTCCCTGAATATGCTCTCGAAGTAGTCTCTGTTTTCTCTCCAGCTCAGATTGACTGTTTTGGCCAAACCACTGAAATGGTGTAAATGGCTTTGGTACAAAAGAAGCTACACTAACAGTAATCGTCAATCCTCTAACTCCTAAACTTTTTCCTAATGCAAGAATTTTTTTACCTAATTCAGCAATCCCTATTATATCTTTGTCAGTTTCCTCAGGTAACCCAATCATAAAATAAAGCTTAATTCTTTTCCAGCCAGCCTTAAAAGCACCTGTAGCTGTTTCAATTAAATCTTCTTCTGTAACCCCTTTATTAATTACATCTTGCATTTTCTGAGTCCCGGCTTCTGGCGCAAAAGTAAAGCCTGTTTTACGAACAGTCTGTATCATTTTTGCTAAATTAATTGAAAATGTATCCACTCTTAATGATGGTAAAGAAACACTTATTTTCTCTTTCTCAAAATCAGCCATTAGCTGACTTACTAAAGGTTCTACACCTGTATAATCAGCCGTACTCAAGGATGTTAAGGAAATATCGTCATAGCCTGTATTAAGGGCTAATTGATGGGCCTGTTCCATTAAAGTTTTTATTGTTTTTTCTCTTACTGGTCTATAAATCATGCCAGCTTGACAAAAACGACAACCATGAGTACAACCTCTTAGTACTTCAAGCATCATTCTATCATGAACAGCATCTACAAAAGGAACTACAGGCTTTGTAGGGAAGTAGGCTTGATTTAGATTTTTAACAATAGCTTTCCTAATTTTTTCATTAGCTTCATTATTAGTAGGAAAAGTACCTTTATAAACACTATTTTCATATTGAGCCTCATACCACTCTGGAATATAAACACCATCTAAATGAGCAATTGCCTTAAAAAAACCTTCTCGGTCCTCAATAAAGCCTTCTTTTAAAAAGGCTGCTCCTGCTTCTAAAATTTGAGGTAAAAGTTCTTCTCCGTCACCAATTAAAAAAAGATCAAAAAAATCACTAATTGGCTCTGGATTTACAGCACAAGGTCCTCCTCCAATAATTATTGGATAAATCCCCTTCTTTCGTTCTGCTCTTGTCACTGGAATATTGCCTAATGACAACATTTTAAGAATATTAGTATAGCTCATCTCATATTGCAAAGTAAATCCCACAATAGGAAATTGAGCTAAAGGTGTATAAGATTCTAAAGAAAAAAGTGGTATACTTTCAGCTTCCATTAAAGAGGCCATATCAGGCCAAGGACAGAATACCCGTTCCATTAAAAAATCTGTTTCTTCGTTAATTAAGCCATAAAGTATTTGCATCCCTAAGTGAGACATTCCAATCTCGTAAACATCAGGAAAACAAAATGCCATTTGACATTTTGTTTCCTTAAAACTTTTATCTGTACTGTGCCACTCACCACCAATATAGCGACCTGGCTTTTCAACCTTTGGCAACAGTTTTTTTTCAATTTTATTTTTTAAATTATCTTGCTTCACAATACTACTCTACCCCTCTATTAAAATATCTCCTTGGTTCGCCGCATACTAATACTGATAATAATACCGCAGGCCATTAAATTTGTCCATAAATTACTACCTCCATAACTTATGAAGGGCAACGGAATACCTGTTACAGGCATTAAACTAATGTTCATACCTATATTCTCAACAATATGGAACATAAACATACTAACAAAACCAATAATTACAATAAAACCATAGTGATTTAAACATTCATGAGCAATAGACAAAGCCTTTAAAAGAAAGAAGAAATAAATGACCAAGAGAACAACCCCGCCAATAAATCCAAATTCTTCACCAATAACTGAAAAAGCAAAGTCTGTATGATGCTCAGGCAAAAAATTAATCTGAGCGGCATTGCCAAAACCTTTGCCAAAAAGGCCACCTGAACCAGATGCAATAAGCGCTTGAACAATATTATAGCCTGCTCCTAATCCGTTTTTACCATCATTATATGGGTCTAAAAATACAGTGAATCTCTGTATTTGGTATTCTGCTAAAGGAATAGGCACTCCAAAAATCAAGTGTAGTGCTAACCAACCTACAATTAATCCTAATCCACTGAATAAAATAATACAAACAATTTTTTTATTCGCATTTGAAAAAAACAACATCCCAAAAACAACAAAAATATAGACCATTGCAGTCCCTAAATCAGGCTGAAGCATAATCAATGCAAAAGGTGGCAATATATAAAGGAAAGCTTTAAACATTTGTGTCCAGGTATTGAGATTATCAAAATTTCTATTAAAAAATCCCCCAAGACACAAAATCAAAAGAATCTTACTAAACTCCGCAGGTTGGATACCGAATACACCTAATGAAAACCAGCTTTTTGCTCCATTAATATCCTGTCCAAAAACCAAGACAGCTAACAGCATAATCATCATAATAGCATATAAAAGTTTTTCCATTTCCATGTATTTTAAATAATCAACTGAACCTACTATAAAAATAATAATCAGTCCAACTATCAGAAAAAAGATGGATTTAATAATAATTAAGTTAGCATCTTCAGCTAAACCTTTAGCTGAAGAAAATATTAGTGCAAAACCCATTGCAACTAAAAGCATTGTTAGACCAAAAAAAATCCAGTCTGTTTTTTTCCATAAGTCTCTATTCATCTTTTCCTCTTTTATTTATTAAAGTAAGCGTCAAATGCTCCTTTAGCAACCCAAGCCGCCGAGGTTGAACTACCCTTACCATATTCTACAATAACTGCAATAGCAATTTGCGGATTATCATAAGGCGCAAAAGCAACAAAAACGCCATAATAGTCTGTTTTCGCATTATCCGTTGCTCTTCCGGTCTCAGCTGTCCCTGTTTTAGCTGCAACAGGAATACTATAGTCACTAAATACCGACCCAGCTGTACCACCAGATTGAGTTACTTGATACATACCTGCCTTAATAGAATCTAAATCAGCCTTAGCTACTTCTAATTTATTTAATACTGTTGGCTGAGCTTCATAGGCAACTTCGGCAACTTCTCCGGCACCAGTTACAGCTTTTTTAACTAATATAGGTTTATAGCGGGTTCCGCCATTGGCAATAGTTGAAACATATTGACCCAATTGTAATACGGTATAGTTATTCATACCTTGTCCAATTGATAAATTATATGTATCATAAGGATACCAACTTTTTGCCCATTCATAATTAGATGTGGCGGCACTAATAGTCTCATCTCTTTCCCCTTCAACTGCTTCAATTTGTTTTCGTTTTTCAGCTTCACTTAAGTTACTATTTTGATTAATTGCAACAATTTTATCAGCTGCAGCACCATTTAAATTTTCCTTAATGCCTTCTAAATACTCTTTTTCATAAGCAGATTTAGAATCTGGTGTTGGCAAAAATCCTTTTGATACACCTGACATATCTGTAAATCCAGTATCAACACCTAAGCCTAATTGTCTTGCTGTTTTAGAAATATTATCTATTCCAGTTTGCTGAGATACTGCTTGAAAATAAACATTACATGATACTTTCAAAGCTGTTTCAAGATTAATGGTTCCATGAACACCTGTACACGGAATATAAGGCGGTTCCCAAAATTTACCGTTACAAGTAAATTGAGAGTTTGGTGTTAAATTACCATAAGTTAATCCAGCAAGAGCAGTAGTCATTTTAAATGCAGAACCAGGTGGGTAAGGTGTATTTAAAACTTTGTTCACCATAGGTGTTTGTAAACTTCTAATATAATAATCGGCTTTATCTTCACTTAAACCATTAACAAAGTCATTAGGATCAAAATAAGGTTTTGAGGCCATAGCTAAAATTTCCCCAGTTTTAACATCCATTATTACTGCTGAGCCACTGCCTGCTTTAGGATTTGAACCTTGGCTAATCTTAATTTGCTCATCTAAAGCTGTTTCTAATGCTTTTTGCAACCTTAAATCAATAGTCAATTGAAAATTATCACCTGACTTAGAAGGATTGATTTCCCCTTTGGTTTTAATGGTTTTCCCCTCCATATCAACTTCCACTTCTTGAGTTCCCTTAATACCATAAAGCCCTCTTAAATCAGTACCTTCTTTTTTAAATTGCTCTAGAGACTTTTCCAGTCCCATTTTACCAATTGAATCAGTTTGCTTGTAAATACTTTTATTTTTTTCATACTCTTCTTGGTTAATGGCCCCAACATAACCTAAGGTTACTCCTAAAACACTTTCTTGAGGATAATAGCGGGTAGGTATTATTTGCACTTTCGCTGCCGGCAAAATGGCAGCTCTCTCATAGATTTTACTAATAATTTGCATGCCATCCCCTTGGTCATAAGGCACTTTCACAATCTCTATTACACCATAAGCGCCAGTGGCACCTTTGTCTTCAATTTTCTTTCTTATTTTTTCTTCATCAAAACCTAAAGGTTTAAGTAATTCGCTTAAGTTATAGATGGTTTTTTCATAGTCGTCTTTTGGAGCATTAATGTCTATTGCTATTGAAGCCATTGGCCTACTAACTGCTAAAGGTTCATTATTGCGATCTATAATATCTCCTCGTTTAGCTGGAATATCAATTAATCTCAGTGTATTATTTGATGATTGAGTCTGATAATTCGCGCCATTAATAACTTGGACTTGAAATAAACGACCTATTAAAATGAGGAACACAACAGCAATAAAAATTAAATAGCCATGAACATTACCTTCATTATCTTTTTTTTTGTTCATTTGTTTTCTTCCCCTTTAAATTTATGGAGAATCAAATAGGTTATAGGATAAATAACTAAAGAAACTAATACATTATAAACACTACCTAATAACATATTTTTTACATACATTAAATTAAGTAATCCCCCATTGCCTGCTAAGACCATTAAGACTGCCATTACTATACCATTTATAATGGAGCCAATAAAAATAACTGCAATAGGTGTCAATACATTTTCTTTAATAATTCTAGAAGTAAAACGACTAATTATAAAGATAGTCAAAACCATAGCAATTACATTGCTGCCAATCATTCTACCAATATAAAAATCTTCAATCCCACCAGCGATTAAGGCGCAAACAATACTAGATTCTCTGCTTATAAAAAAAGTAAGTGTTATAGTAAAAATCAATAATAAGTTAGGCTGGGCTCCAAAAAAATCCAGTCTGGAAAAAAAGGTTGATTCCAAAATAAGAAAAAAAGCTACTAGCAGAATATAAATGGGAATATATAATTTTTTCACTGGCCTCTTTCCTTTCCTAGTACCTTTACTCTTGACTAGTAATAACCATTACAAAATCTAAACTATTTAAATTTTCATAAGGCTCAATAATAGCTTCTTTCATTAAGCCATCAGAAGCGTTTTCTATAGACTTTACTTTTCCTATTTTTAAATTTTTATAGGTCATATCACCTAAACCTGAGGTAATAATCTCAAAGCCTTCTTGGATAGGTGCATCTGAGGGAATTTGAATCATCTTTAATTGATTGGAACCATCATCCTCGCCAATTACAATACCAGGATACCTGATTTCTTTCGCAAGAGCTGCTACAGCTCCATATTTAGAATCAGTAATAAGTGTAACCTCTGCAGTACTATTTGTGACAGATGTTACACGGCCAACTAAACCTTTATAGGTAATTACTGGCATATTTTCCTTAATACCGTCATTGGATCCTTTATTAATGGAAATAGTTTTATACCATTCCTTAATACTTCTTCCAACTACTTCACCCGTTACAATTTGCAACTCTTTATTACTTTTCTGTAAATCTAATGTTTTTTTCAAAGTCTCATTTTCAACTTTGTATTCTTGGAGTATGTTGTTTTCTGTTTCCAAGCGAGCTAAATCTTTTTTTATTTCATCATTTTCATCTTTAACATTTTTATAATCTACTAAACCCTTAAAAAAATTAACAATACCGTTCCCGGCCGAATAGGAAGCTGTTTGAGCAGGGTTAAATACTTCCCTCATAATACTTTCAACAGGACCTAATCCTAACTGAGTTGTACTTGTTATTCTCATAATAATTACAAAAATAATGACAATGACACTGATGACTACCTTTATTTTGAAGTCTCCAGTGCCCTTTTTAATTTTCTTGTCCATTTTTATTTATCGCTACCTATTATATTCTTCCATTCTGA contains:
- a CDS encoding YhbY family RNA-binding protein, with protein sequence MSEAVIKEVSQSIDSLDLVKVRVGKNGAEDIKKVGADLAEEVKAELVQVIGRNCLLFK
- the sugE gene encoding quaternary ammonium compound efflux SMR transporter SugE, which produces MSWLILLIAGIFEVVWATGLKFSEGFKKLIPPIITIATMVVSVVLLSFAMKTLPLGTAYAVWTGIGAIGTVIFGIFVFKEPATIPRLTFVAFILVGIIGLKITSGS
- the rplU gene encoding 50S ribosomal protein L21 produces the protein MYAVIENGGKQYKVSEGDVLRLEKIETKVGSLVEDSKVLLVSDGKETKIGTPVVDGAKVTLKVTDHGKGEKIIVYKMKPKKGYRRKQGHRQPYTEVTVEKIQG
- a CDS encoding glutamate-5-semialdehyde dehydrogenase, which translates into the protein MLKETIYAQGVLAKKAADEMRNMSVIKRNRALKEMADALRRQENAILMENKKDMEKGRASGLSRAMLDRLLLTGNRIEAMAAGLEQLISLDDPVGSMTKAWKRPNGIEIGVVKVPLGVIGMIYEARPNVTLEAAGLAVKTANTVILKGSSTAHNSNKILVYILDNAARNAGLPDGTIQLIDSLDREAVQVMLTMNDYLDVLIPRGGAGLIETVIKGSTVPVIETGTGNCHAYVDTTADLEMALKIVINGKTRRPSVCNALETCLVAEDMMAEFLPLLALALEDKKVEVRACEKSREFFKDAKLATEEDYATEFLDYILAVKKVKDVNEAIAHINKYGTMHSEVIITDDYENARTFQKGVDAACVYVNASTCFSDGEEFGFGAEIGISTQKLHARGPLGLDALTSIKYVINGDGQIRE
- the rpmA gene encoding 50S ribosomal protein L27 produces the protein MFKLNLQLFAHKKGQGSSRNGRDSNAQRLGVKRGDGCVVKAGNILVRQRGTKIHPGNNVGLGKDDTLFALIDGVVRFERKGRDKKQASIYAVQ
- the obgE gene encoding GTPase ObgE translates to MFYDKVRIFIKGGYGGNGMVSFRREKYVPEGGPSGGDGGLGGSVFLVGDKGATTMIDFKYKKHHKAAKGENGKTSNMHGRNGQNLYLKVPLGTIVKDELGNVLADIIEDGQEVCVAAGGRGGRGNARFMSNKNKAPRMAENGEPGDEKTIYLELKLLADAGIAGYPNAGKSTLISSVSNARPKIGDYPFTTLNPHLGVVSLGDKSFVLADIPGLIDGASEGIGLGHQFLKHLERTKVIVHLLDAGGFDEERDLFEDYTNINKELALFNEALGRKKQIIAVNKIDASGAEEKAEIFIKKLRESGVEDPVFKISAVTRQGLEPFLYEVLKWVKEIEAPIIATVNHKITQLEDDLISVEIEPLTGIFILKGYAVDRAFKMAYLASDEGIRHFHQQLVRIGAIELLKEKGVQAGDAVRIGKTEFDYVD
- the proB gene encoding glutamate 5-kinase — encoded protein: MIVEFQRDIKRIIVKVGTSTLTYKTGEINIDRMEQLVRGIDDLSNRGYEVLLVSSGAVGAGVGRLHLKKRPDTLPKKQAVAAIGQVVLMHMYEKLFAEYGKTVAQILLTKEDFSIRKRNLNAKNTLSTLLQMGVIPIINENDTVAVDEMKVGDNDHIAALVSSLIDGDLLVLLSDIDGFYTENPTTSCNAKLYETIDKITPQIVEAAGAKGSLLGTGGMATKIQAAKIAMAAGVYMVIGNGEKKGLLSDIVNRRFEGTLFIPQNKKIHTKKKWLLLSSRPKGSLVVDNGAADALVNKGKSLLATGIAEVVGDFDDDMVVSILNTNGNEIGRGIVLYDSNAIRKVKGLRTKEMARLLGEEYIYETIIHRDNMSVRKG
- a CDS encoding ribosomal-processing cysteine protease Prp, encoding MNSIVIYKDKQGNWCGFESCGHIGEYDEEAGQYSLVCCALSMHLQTIAYSLEKHMDLVKLIRDDEAGYLKVIFKGDSPLLLGIETVFLNGLTLLKEDYKKYLKVHEEEVEYHV
- a CDS encoding LiaF domain-containing protein; translated protein: MTREDSQGDTIYVSSILSGNGKRVVSSHFKGGSVSAYLGGSEVDLTSATIASEGAVIDVNCIMGGIEFKLPAKMKLQNEVTAILGGSDVEGSPSSVTEGSTLIVREVLVLLEALASSIYPSLDITLIVG